In the genome of Petrotoga olearia DSM 13574, one region contains:
- a CDS encoding ABC transporter ATP-binding protein produces the protein MESIIEVKNLKKYYKSVRAVDGVSFDVKKGEIVAILGPNGAGKTTTLEIIEGLRKKDSGEIYYFGKKIENVDSNIKERIGIQLQDTNFFPNLKVLETLKAFSGLYKNSLDVNMIMNDFNLEEKKNSKVSKLSGGQLQRLALATAVINDPVLLFLDEPTTGLDPQARRSTWEKISDLRNLGKTIILTTHYMEEAEFLADRIYIFDQGRVIAHGTLKELIHSLKMDSIITFEINSNGNFDEIKEELFKDSNFQVTIKENFYTIETKDVENTLVRIFEEAKIKKFDISNIVIRKPNLEDVFLHLTGKSLRD, from the coding sequence ATGGAGAGTATTATTGAAGTGAAGAATTTGAAGAAGTATTATAAGAGTGTAAGGGCAGTTGACGGGGTTTCTTTTGATGTAAAAAAAGGTGAGATCGTTGCTATTTTAGGGCCAAACGGTGCTGGAAAAACAACAACACTTGAAATAATCGAAGGATTGAGAAAAAAAGACTCGGGAGAAATTTACTATTTTGGGAAAAAGATAGAAAACGTAGATTCTAATATTAAAGAAAGAATAGGCATTCAATTACAAGATACTAATTTTTTCCCAAATTTAAAGGTTTTGGAAACCCTTAAGGCATTCTCAGGATTATACAAGAACAGTCTTGATGTAAACATGATTATGAACGATTTTAATCTTGAAGAAAAAAAGAATAGTAAGGTATCGAAACTTTCAGGCGGACAATTACAAAGATTAGCGTTAGCAACAGCAGTAATTAATGATCCTGTGTTGTTGTTTCTTGATGAGCCAACTACAGGGTTAGATCCCCAAGCGAGAAGAAGTACATGGGAAAAAATATCGGACTTAAGAAATTTAGGCAAGACCATAATACTAACTACCCATTATATGGAAGAAGCTGAATTTTTGGCTGATAGAATCTATATTTTTGATCAAGGTCGGGTAATAGCCCATGGAACACTTAAAGAGCTAATACATTCGTTGAAAATGGACTCCATAATCACCTTTGAAATTAACTCTAATGGGAACTTTGATGAGATAAAAGAAGAACTTTTCAAAGATTCAAATTTTCAAGTCACCATAAAAGAAAATTTTTATACCATAGAAACAAAAGATGTAGAGAATACTCTTGTAAGAATATTTGAGGAAGCAAAAATAAAGAAATTTGATATATCGAATATTGTTATTAGAAAGCCTAACTTAGAGGACGTTTTTCTCCATTTAACCGGAAAAAGCTTAAGGGATTAG
- a CDS encoding MATE family efflux transporter, protein MEIYKRIIRIAFPIALQQVIFTSVNFVDTLMIGLLGEVAIASVGLSNQFFFLYNLILFGLVSGGGIFFAQYWGKKDEDGLSRSVALTILSSLLFSIPFFLLSYFTPELVLRFFSPDIEVIKAGVPYLKVIAFSYPLFAITMVFSFMLRSIGKAHLPLIITIIELSTNILLNYLLIFGKLGFPVLGIKGAAIGTLIARAIGCTATVFIVYVGKLPGRAYFKHVAELNSKFMKNFFHYALPTLANEFAWSLGFTMYTVVYAHMGTSVIAAQRVMSTIEGFAVSVTFSIANAASVIIGNILGVSNFEEAFETSKKALKLAELISVIAAIVGIVTTFLVVDIFDVSEEVKNMVKVTIVISMGFLPVKIFNGMNVVGFLRAGGDTRFSFLVEASTLWFIGVPLAAVGGLLLDLSFPTVYFLTMMEEIIKSIILFFRYRSKKWLRNVLEEA, encoded by the coding sequence TTTCCCGATAGCCCTTCAGCAAGTTATCTTTACAAGTGTTAATTTTGTTGATACCTTAATGATTGGCCTTTTGGGAGAGGTTGCCATAGCTTCAGTCGGACTTTCAAATCAGTTTTTCTTTTTATACAACTTAATATTGTTTGGATTAGTCTCTGGAGGAGGTATTTTCTTTGCACAGTATTGGGGGAAAAAAGATGAGGATGGTTTATCTCGTTCTGTTGCGTTAACTATCTTGTCCTCCCTTCTCTTCTCTATTCCATTCTTTTTGTTGAGCTATTTTACTCCAGAATTAGTTTTGAGATTTTTTAGCCCAGATATTGAGGTTATTAAAGCTGGAGTCCCTTATTTAAAGGTAATTGCTTTTAGTTACCCCTTATTTGCAATTACAATGGTTTTTTCTTTTATGCTCAGAAGCATAGGAAAAGCTCATTTACCTTTGATAATAACTATTATAGAATTATCTACAAACATCTTGCTAAATTATTTGCTAATCTTTGGTAAGTTGGGTTTTCCTGTTTTAGGTATAAAAGGTGCTGCAATAGGGACTTTGATTGCTAGGGCAATAGGATGTACTGCAACAGTTTTTATAGTTTACGTTGGAAAGCTCCCAGGGAGAGCATATTTTAAACATGTTGCAGAATTGAATTCAAAATTTATGAAAAACTTCTTTCATTACGCTTTACCTACTTTGGCAAATGAATTCGCATGGTCATTAGGATTTACTATGTATACCGTTGTTTATGCTCATATGGGAACAAGTGTAATAGCTGCTCAAAGAGTCATGTCAACTATTGAGGGGTTTGCAGTTTCAGTTACTTTTTCTATAGCTAACGCTGCATCTGTAATTATTGGAAATATATTGGGAGTATCTAACTTTGAAGAAGCGTTTGAAACTTCAAAAAAAGCGTTAAAATTGGCGGAGTTAATAAGTGTAATAGCAGCTATTGTAGGGATAGTAACTACATTTTTAGTAGTTGATATATTCGATGTTTCAGAAGAAGTTAAAAATATGGTAAAAGTCACAATAGTTATTTCAATGGGTTTCCTACCGGTAAAAATCTTCAACGGTATGAACGTTGTCGGATTTTTAAGGGCTGGGGGAGACACAAGATTCTCTTTTTTGGTTGAAGCGTCTACTTTGTGGTTTATAGGTGTCCCTCTAGCTGCGGTTGGAGGATTGTTATTAGATTTAAGTTTTCCCACAGTCTACTTTTTAACAATGATGGAAGAGATCATAAAATCAATAATTCTTTTTTTCAGATATAGAAGTAAAAAATGGCTTAGAAACGTTTTAGAAGAGGCTTAG